The sequence tcataacacatttatttaaaaaaaacgcacattctacagacaatttgtcacgcatacaaagttcttacttaacacaataaaaatttcgtgttttattttctttaaatgggcatttagtgcgtttttatatccaaagctaggcaactctgcagtaacgagagagagatttgactgccgaaagcagaagaacaccaacaacaccggcaatcgcgggcaatgccaccagatgttaaaaaaaagtaaagctagataaaactgagtgaattatttaaataattattaaaaaatgtatattttacaaaattataaacatgacattttaattagaacagctagaaaaatgtcatgaagaaagaactaaaactccgagacaaaaaataataaaaataacaacaaaaaaaaatgctaaatcaagttacgaaaatggtaatctggccatactagagctaaaatcacgtaactagttgtcaaattcgctgagcgcaaagtaacgggaccacgatgggcgccatctcattattctttgcatcatgatacTCTATCAACCAATCATTCTActcaatttagttttttttattttgttgctgtGAGCGccaatttgatttttgactaaGCGCTCTTCAGGCGGGAAATATGAAAAACTAGAGAAACTAACAAGCCACATGGTCGTCGTTCGTAATTGGTGAGAATGAAAACTGCCTCAAGGTTTATGAGTACATATAGACATATATATGTAGTGCTTGGTGAACCACGCCATCTATATCAATTCATTTCGGCGCAAAGTAAAGGAGGCGAAACATGTGTTTAGTGAGCAAAGTATTCAAATTCAATAGCAAAAGGCAGTGGAGAATTTCTTAGTGAGGCAGCAACTGAAATTTCAGTGAGtggtgaaattttaataaatttggtaGTGATTAAGGAAATAAAGTATAAAGtatttaatgtacatattttaccattatgcgaaacaaaaaatacatacatatataaaatcataCTTGGCAAAATTCATTGTCATACATGTGTTGATGTGCCTAAAAGTAGGCAACACCTTTGTGATTTTTGCGTGGTAACTGATCGCACATGTGGAGAAAGTACaaggaaaatatgtatttaatcgCACAAACTGCagcaagttttttaaatttattttatactttctgaaatatcattttttttttaatttggagcAATCATCTaccatttcttttttgaaactattatgataatttaaatatttcacatcTGATACCTTtaagtagtaataaaaatatcgtcgaataaaaatatttctttgtgcattaaaaaactcaaatttcaCAGGGCTCCAAACTAATGTTTTTTAACAGCATAAAACAATCCATACACATGGAAAGTTGCTACAATTTCAGTACTTAGCCCGATATAAATCCGACTCGTGCAAATGGCGTTTATGCATGTGTTGTGGACACGTGGTTATGATCTGGCTGGCATTTACGCATAAGCGCAATGGCGTTACCTAACAATACAGTCAAATTTGGATAACGCAAACTACATGTGCTTTGAATACGAACAATGCGAATTATTAAGGCAAGTAAATCGGCATATACACAAACTTAAGCTATGTAAGTTTGAAGTCAGTCTACTCAGAAACTTTTAGCTTTATGGAGAACTTTGCAATATGCCAAATGCTGCTGTTTTCGAGTCACCTTCGTTGTTGGTGGATTTCTATAGAACGAAGCATAATGAAAAAACGCAAATAAAAACTTGTCGATATCTCGCTTAGTTTTtggatatgtaaaaaaaaaaattaacataaaatattgttttacatatatataattatttttctaactAAATATCaggtaaattaattttgttgaaacacatttttttaatacttaaaacTCATTATCTTAGAAACtatcataaaataataagatATTCCCTAGTTTCTGATTCTTCTCATTAAGCTTTTTATGGGACtgctaaaaaaagtttataaaattcaaaaggtAAGTAAATCTACAAGATCCTTAAAAGGGCTAATTACTAAACTGTCGGCGTAACCGAGTGTAATTATAAATGACAAATATTTTGTCTAGAGATCGACAGCATATCACTTTTGAGGCCGTAATGTAACCGAGCAGTATTTTGGCCAAACCGAACCGAACATTTCGCCGATCTTTTCCAACAAATTAGTTCCATATGGAATAGGAAGGGACGACGGAGGCCTTAGCCGaatcggttggtgcgtgattaacaTGCGGGAGTGCAGATGTTCGCATCTCCgcgcatgaacatcaaataatagaaagttttttctaatagcggtcgctcctcggcagcactggcaaacctccgagcgtatttctgccaaagttcctcataaaaaccatttgccgttcgaaatCGGTAGCCtctttatttgtggaacaagtttaagacgcacgccacaaataggagaaggagctcggccaagcaactaacagaagtgtacgtgccatttattttactattttcgtggAATACGAGGACTCCGTTGTTCTCTGTAAACAATTCTATGTAatttaatccatttttttatttacgattTTTCTTATGTTACCTTACGACAATAATAGGCAAAACTTTTCGCAattgatttcaaaatttaaaccgAAATACAGAACTACAGAACACAGTTCGCacaattttttaaccaaaaaaggaAAGAATGTGCGGCCATATTTGGGCGAAGTGAAGATTAGAGTTTCTATGAATATATAGAAAATTAACCCATTCACGTCCAAAGAAATTCGCCCTTGCGCGTTCACTTTGTACGAAATATTCGCTTTATATTATTAACAATATTACTACGTGCTTAAAAAGTGATTGCTGATAACGTCGTTTCCATAaagtgcaattaaaaaaaaattaaaaaattttaaattcttaagaattttttttttttactttgaagagATCAAAAAGCATCTAAATTCTAAATGCTTACAAAAAGTTAGAATTGAAAATCAATCATACCGTTTTTAAACTTATATTAACTAACAGGTTTTCCAGTAGATATTTCGCCTTCATGACTTGCAAACCAACCGCAACTAtttacattcccatggcagccggttcaaCGTTACCGGAATGGCTCTGGGTTTtctccgaccaagggctgccaccCCAGAAAACTAGCCCTCTCTAGTGAACCGtttatcatcatcattcacATTCATATTTTGGAAAGCAGGGAATTTTGACAAATAAAATATCGTTCCCATAACAGTcgtttctacgttaccggaacgatccgAACTAATATTCGTCCagagactgtcactccagccgTATTCTCTGCAcgtgtatgggaaatgtttatgctgctacaataaataaaatatattttacaacatTCGCAGCATGATAAAGAGTCCTGGTACCCGTTGATGTGCCAATATCGATGCCTaaaagcatttacatacatatgtatatactcgtatgtagacGTTAGTGATATTTTCCCGgtaaaaaaatactatacatCGCTCATTTACTTTAAATGTCACAATTAAAAAGAGGTTTTTTAGATAAGTATGTGGAAGTGACCACAAGCTCTTCTTTTATGCtgcgtaaaaaaaataatggcgTTATCTATTACCAGTTTCCCATTTTTCtctgcacttttttatttttttcttcttttttgtacaattttttttatttaatttttttttttatttttttttaatttttcttttaattgttttctttttttttttattttgatatcctTGCAAAATATGAAAGTACACATCATATTTTTTCGGTTATTAAACACTAATTTAACAAGACTTAACTTTAACTTTTGTTTCTGCGTCACGTGATGCCTTTGGGCTTTAAGgcagtaataaaaatatatgtatactcgtatgtatagtttttgtatttattttctacaTAAATGAATTATCTACTACCCCTACACTACATTTTACGCCagcattaaatttcaaattatacatcaaacaaaaaaactacaGCAGTTAATACCTACAGATGCTAAGCAGCTTATTTTCTTATCAAACTAGGAATTTTATTACTTAAAGGTAACTTCTTAAAAAACGCCAAGATAAATGGCAATGATTATAGCCAAAACCGCCAACAAAACCGAAATCAGCACATTATTTAACAGctgcaaagtgtaaaaaatcaaaagtcCCAGTTAATTTATACAGATACCAGATTTAATTGGATTGTGTTAATCACCTTATCTTGCCATTTACGGTTGGCTATGCATTTGCTGTAGGGCATGCTGGTGAACGACACACTATTGTACAATGGCACCCAAGCGCTTGGGAACCAACGGAACAGCAGAGTATCGAGCCATTTACGGCAGCGAAAACTAACGCGTTTGGTGAGATCGCGCATCTGTAAGAAGAGAAATTgtgcaatttatataaaattattataaaatctttttcaattttttaatagctgATCTTAGTGATTTTCACCTCAACATAATTGTACATTGCCAAGTCGCAAATAGCGTGCGCATCATGCCAACGCATCTCGGTGAATTGCTCCAACACATCGGCGGTGCTTAAATTTGGTTGATTAAATAGCGACATTAACAAGGTGCAATCTTCCATGCCAGCATTCAAACCCTGTCCATAGTAGGGCACCATAGCATGCGCAGCATCGCCAAGAATTAACGCCTTCGAACCATAGTGGTAGGGATGGCACTGAGAACGAAAAAAaggttttatttgaaaataaaataaaaaattatgctatTTAACAAGTAACCCCTTAATTTGCTATAATAATTATACATAGTTTCATGCTCTTTTACGCCAAAAGTTATTAAagcgtaagaaaaaaatatattccactCACCTTTACTGAAAGTAAATGTTGCGGTTGCGATTTGAAGAAATCTTTGATTAGCATTTCCTCGCCGATCAGTGGCAAGGCATCGGCATagtatttgtggaaaaatgttaataaatccTCGGTGGTGCGTATGGTTGCGAAAACTTTAAATGGCATCGAGAGTGTTACAGTAAACGATTTATTTTGATTGGGCAGTGCAATCATCATGAAATCGTCACGTGGCCAAATGTGCAAATAATTTTCAGGCATTTGAAACTAtattaaaacgattttttttacagttgtaggattaaaaaaaaataataataaatatctgCATAAACATACCTCGCCATTTTTCGCTGGTATACAGAGCTCCAAGTAACCATGTTCAATATATTCTTGTGAATAATTGAAGCCAGGTCGCTTCACCATTTGCTGACGCACTGAGCTAAAAGCGCCATCACAGCCCACAACTAAATCCGCCTTGTCTTCTATCACTTCATTGCTGTGCAAGCTGCAATGGAGCAAAAGGAAAGTGAGAAAAAGAGAACAGAAGAACGAGAATAAAAAGTCATATGCAATTCTTTTGTCAGGCGTTTTTAGCGCTAAAATTAATAGCCTGCTTTTTAGTGTAAGACTAACCTGCATAGCTTTACAGATTGGCTAAGAAGTTCAGAGGCAtggaaataaatgaataaaaaagtgtaagcgGCTAATATTTCCCACTTAACACTTTGCACTCGTGACCGTTTCCGCGCGGACGAACCAGCAACTTGAAGCGCGTCGTAGCGCTTTTGGTGAATTTCTTGGCTCTAACTTAAAACGATTGCACACTCAAACTCGCacataaaacttttaaattttaattttttttgtatctttacATATTGACGAATCGCTAGGGgtcaaaaggtctatgcgcggcttaatgccaaccaggctaacctaacctacatatTGACGAAGATAATTtcttaaacattaaaataaaataaataattggcgcgcacacttctgttgggtgtttggccgcactcctcctcctatttgtggcgtgcatcttaaagttgttccacaaatgaagggatctacagttttttttaaacacagtttttaaatgacaaaaatacactcggagttttcccattgcctgctgaggggctaccgctattagaaaatactttttcctaTCATCTATCTTTCATGCACGAAATTTAAACTCAAATTTAGTTTACAAATCGCCAAACttggttaaaattttcttaaacttgGCCTTTACACTGAAAGTTGACGCGCTTCAAgcctttcaaaaaaatattttttgaaacagaATCATAAATTCTCATACTCACCGCTTGAATTCCATACGGCCTTCATTTAAATTCACGTAATTCAACTTGTGCTCGAAATGACGATGAATATTGGGGAACTTTTCACCCGCTGCAAAGGGACAATTGCATACGcatgaatatttatgtatataaataagtatttcTTTCGCTAAAACATTACCATTCAATAGCACCTCATTCAAAAACTTTCTGCCCACCGAATAGAGACACTGATGCGTGCAGGGATCGTATAGCACTACGGTGCGATTGCCTTTGATGTCGTGCAGCATACGGCCACGCATGGGAATGGCCGTTGCGAGCACCTCCTGCTCCAAACCAACTTCGGCCAGCGCTCTGCGCCCCCGCTGCGACAAAGCCAAATTTATGCTACGCCCTTGCACCAATTCAGCACCGCGTATATCCTCACGATATTCATATAAGTGCACTTCATGGCCGCGTCGAGCAAAACTGAGCGCCGCTAATGAACCGACCTGAAACGCAATGAAAATGCGGAAAAACGAAACAATTAAGCAAcgtataaaaatacaataagttagaaacgttaaaaaaatatattttttcagatgtttgtacaaattttaatgcattaaataaaaatgcatagcGGCAGGATAattacctaccctgtcagaaatcaaatagattaccgtaaccaacgcaagacaaatgTATTGAcggggacaaaaaaaaaatttaattaataaaaattaaaaatatttagttttttttttaaataaataaataaaaattaaaaacatttagtttttttaaggaGATTTAAATTATAGGTATTGCTGAGTAtgctttaatataatatttacaaagaAATTCCAACTATGAGCGAAACCTCCTGCGCAGCCGCTTGTCAATGTCAGTGCCCTAATTAGAGTATTCTGATAATTTTCTTGCTTCTTATCAGCTATTATTTTACACTTGTAACaggttgaagaagaagaagagtcaaGTTGAATTCACTTACTGCCACTAGACGCTTTATTTTTCATGCTTTAGCtacattttaatcatttttattgtaatatattctGATTATCtacgcaaatatgtatgtagattagaggatcaaagaaaaaactatgaatataaagatatttttttttccaaagttgACTCTTAAAATAATCACTTTTCTCATATATTTCCACATGTAAATGTAAACTAGAAATAATTGGCATATTATGGCGATGTAGAAAGTGTTTTACTTGTATTAACCCTCTATTAACCCCTGTTCAAATGTAATCAAAATGATATTTCTGTGATAAACGGTTCACTAGGcaaggctagtttactgggactTCAgctcttggtcgggaaaaacccgatcATTcccgtaacgtagaaccggctgccatgggaatgatatTTCTAATCCGCTTTGATATTTTGCGTTCAATTTATCATTTCAACTGAAAActgcaaattttagaaaattatttgagCTTAAAGTCTTGCAACTCAGCGAAAGAACTCGGGAAATAATGATTTTGCCATAAAATGCGTGTCGCTACAGAGAGGAATTCATattttaaagataaagttggCTTCGTCGGTTTTATGGGTTCCTTCGTCCAGCTGACAAGCACAGTTTTCAGAACTTAGCGCGGTTGATTTGGAAGCTGCGAGCAGTGAAATGTTTGTTAAAGAAGTTCAACACTATTCAATGTCAGACCAATGGAGGATGCGACTATACTATATTCTCCACTTACTACTGTGTGTGACAATACTCAGTGTCCTTGTTCAACAATGCGTGGAAGAGATATCAGTAAAGAGCTTAAACATCAAATTCAATGCTATAAGAGCGCACTTTGGACCTTTTTGAAACTGCGAATGCTTACaactctttcaaaaaaaaattatcttaaagGTGAATTAGATAGTAAGTGAAAACTTTCAAATATAATGCAACATTTTAAGAATACTTGTCAGTGAATCGCGCAAGTTTTAGTGCATTACACAATAAGTGCCATAATATTCCATGTGGTATGTGTTTATCATTTTTCGTGGATTTCAAAGCACGTTTTTATTGAATGCTATCAGGTTCAGAATttcaatatattgtatattatattaagtgCTTAATTCGCTATATTTGGCAAACGTGCGGAGTTCATCCAgtcaatgaaaacatttttcatgtACATCGCACGTTTGCTGAacgtcttttttttttatttaagtatgcAGAAATAGCAACAACTCTTCTTGCATGCTACGTAAAAACTGCACAATTGAATTTAgctaatttttgagatttttatttacttatcatttttcattaaatttcatatcgttaaagttaattttcttgatattttcttttcacGAACTTTGACACTCTTCCAGCAAAGCCGCGATATGCATAATTTTTTCCCGGTTAGGTTTTCCTTTTTAGACTCACCAAACCACCGCCAATTATTGCTACTTTCAATGGCGCACGAAAATTGACACCGTTTCCATTTCCCGACGACAAGGGTATCGTATGCGACATTTCGTCTTTATACACTTCTAAAAGTTTGGCAAAgttgaaagtgaaaaaagtttaaatctgATATAGAATGCCAGCAAACCAAATCTTTTATATTCTCACTGTGCTACTGATATGCTAATACCACTCAAAACTCTCGTTGCCAAGCGGGCAACTCTTCGCTATGGAAGATGCAAGCACAATGAATGAATGCGAGCAGCGAATGCGATGTATAAGTACAATTGTCTGTTTAGATTTGTTAGTGATTGGGAGCATAGCAGCAGTCAGATACCGTCATGTttgtacgtacgtacatacatagctgtgtgcgcacttttttaatatttctactaGTCAGCCAATACAATATACCCCTTTGTAGTTTGATATGTTTTTGATAATTCGTTGAGGTTTGTGACAGCAACCGAGGCTGCTGCAACCGCATAAAGCGGCACGAGATGCATATTGCAAATCGCCAAATATTCCACAAGTAACCTCAATTTGTGTGTATGAATCCACCACGGAAGCCTTACTAATGATTTACTTTCGTTTTTAACAAAGAGCTGGAATGGAAATAATCAAACTCATGAAtcaaatatatgcatttatatttgCCAAATGAATATCCGTTTTCTTCTCCAAACTCAATATACTCCTATCTACAATACACGACTGGACGTAGGCCTAGAAATGGACCGCATTTTCGAAATCAAATTTGCCAGCTCAGATTATTAATTAATGCTGCTATGTACGCATTTATTGCAGCAAAGACTTTTTGACTTTGAGCCGCGATCAGCTCTAATCTAATCGGCACTA is a genomic window of Anastrepha ludens isolate Willacy chromosome 6, idAnaLude1.1, whole genome shotgun sequence containing:
- the LOC128866236 gene encoding kynurenine 3-monooxygenase, whose amino-acid sequence is MSHTIPLSSGNGNGVNFRAPLKVAIIGGGLVGSLAALSFARRGHEVHLYEYREDIRGAELVQGRSINLALSQRGRRALAEVGLEQEVLATAIPMRGRMLHDIKGNRTVVLYDPCTHQCLYSVGRKFLNEVLLNAGEKFPNIHRHFEHKLNYVNLNEGRMEFKRLHSNEVIEDKADLVVGCDGAFSSVRQQMVKRPGFNYSQEYIEHGYLELCIPAKNGEFQMPENYLHIWPRDDFMMIALPNQNKSFTVTLSMPFKVFATIRTTEDLLTFFHKYYADALPLIGEEMLIKDFFKSQPQHLLSVKCHPYHYGSKALILGDAAHAMVPYYGQGLNAGMEDCTLLMSLFNQPNLSTADVLEQFTEMRWHDAHAICDLAMYNYVEMRDLTKRVSFRCRKWLDTLLFRWFPSAWVPLYNSVSFTSMPYSKCIANRKWQDKLLNNVLISVLLAVLAIIIAIYLGVF